In one Methylocaldum szegediense genomic region, the following are encoded:
- a CDS encoding MFS transporter has protein sequence MQIDTPMTRAETRASLSLAAIYMLRMLGMFLVLPVLSVFARELPDATPQLVGFAISAYGLTQAIFQIPFGLWSDRYGRKRLIVLGLLLFAAGSALAALSDSIYGIIAGRALQGAGAVAGVVMALVADLTREEHRTKAMALIGVSIGISFALSMVIGPVLSGWLGLHGLFWIITALAMLSIVVLYAVVPTPAVSRFHRDTEVRPASLKEVLANRELLRMDLGIFCLHLVLTATFVVLPLILRDTLQLQTAKHWHIYLPVFALALASMVPFVVLAEKRHKMKVVFVSFIGLVAVSNVGFAWLQHDFWSVFGLLYLFFTGFNLLEAMLPSLISKVAPLDLKGTAMGVYSTAQFLGAFVGGAGGGWVYGHYGIPYVFLFCAAVALLWFMVALGMKAPRGLSSLMVNVRGLTQDQASSLSRRLLQIPGVAEAVVLAEDGVAYLKIDKEKLDRMALNGLLQELAA, from the coding sequence TTGCAGATAGACACACCGATGACCCGCGCCGAGACGCGCGCCAGCTTGTCGCTGGCCGCCATTTACATGCTGAGAATGCTGGGCATGTTTCTGGTCCTGCCGGTGCTCTCGGTATTCGCCCGCGAGCTTCCGGACGCTACACCACAATTGGTTGGATTCGCCATCAGCGCTTACGGTTTGACCCAAGCGATCTTTCAAATTCCGTTTGGCCTCTGGTCGGACCGCTACGGGCGGAAACGCCTGATCGTGCTCGGCTTGTTACTCTTTGCGGCAGGCAGTGCGCTGGCCGCCTTGTCCGATTCAATCTACGGCATCATCGCCGGCCGGGCTCTTCAAGGCGCCGGGGCGGTTGCCGGAGTCGTTATGGCTCTGGTCGCCGATCTTACCCGTGAAGAACACCGCACGAAGGCCATGGCCTTGATCGGTGTCAGCATCGGAATATCCTTCGCGCTATCCATGGTAATCGGTCCGGTTTTGTCTGGCTGGCTGGGACTCCACGGTCTTTTCTGGATCATCACAGCCCTGGCCATGCTCAGTATCGTCGTGCTGTACGCCGTCGTGCCGACGCCCGCCGTGAGCCGATTTCACCGGGATACGGAAGTGCGACCGGCCTCTTTGAAAGAGGTTCTGGCAAACCGTGAGCTGTTGCGCATGGACCTAGGCATCTTCTGCCTACATCTGGTCCTGACCGCGACATTCGTCGTTCTCCCTTTGATTTTACGCGATACGCTGCAGCTCCAAACAGCTAAGCATTGGCACATCTATCTGCCTGTATTCGCGCTTGCCCTCGCCAGCATGGTCCCCTTCGTGGTCCTTGCGGAGAAACGACACAAGATGAAAGTGGTATTTGTCTCTTTCATCGGGCTGGTCGCCGTTTCGAATGTCGGCTTTGCCTGGCTTCAGCACGATTTCTGGAGCGTGTTCGGGCTGCTTTACCTGTTCTTCACCGGATTCAACCTCCTCGAGGCCATGCTCCCGTCGCTGATCTCGAAGGTCGCTCCGCTCGATCTCAAAGGCACGGCCATGGGCGTTTATTCCACGGCACAGTTTCTGGGCGCTTTTGTGGGCGGAGCCGGTGGCGGCTGGGTCTACGGCCATTATGGGATACCGTACGTCTTCTTGTTTTGCGCCGCCGTCGCTTTGCTATGGTTTATGGTTGCGCTAGGTATGAAGGCCCCGCGCGGATTGAGTAGTCTCATGGTCAACGTACGGGGATTGACTCAAGACCAAGCTTCCAGCCTGTCCCGGCGACTGCTTCAAATACCGGGGGTTGCCGAAGCCGTAGTCCTGGCGGAAGATGGAGTCGCTTATCTGAAGATCGACAAAGAGAAACTCGACCGCATGGCGCTCAATGGATTGTTACAGGAGTTGGCGGCGTGA